A genomic segment from Branchiostoma floridae strain S238N-H82 chromosome 7, Bfl_VNyyK, whole genome shotgun sequence encodes:
- the LOC118420152 gene encoding kin of IRRE-like protein 3, producing MGDAARGEFNLEIRQAQLEDDGKYSCYTDPKAAASALLTVVVPMPTPPTITGGELMVTAGEQLSLTCRASGGHPAARLTWLNGTRSLSTASVSAAMEEDQTLELFLPRLTKWDNGANFTCLADQGFPQLANPKATSRILRVKYPPQVQVPSPSVHVREGEPASLSCMVDSNPIATVKWRKVGGSLPSLKIPREHVLHLPKVSKQDSGMYQCEADNRVPPLGLGTVNLQVYYGPIMDSTMEEEVTMLYGQDDQSLQCIAAGNPKPHIRWRRKDTSLYWDNPLRFHRVRYDVQGTYQCVAASDGFQEVTKDVFIDVVGKPSIGNGPTTIAVAGGGTARLHCEILGDPLPGRVTWFWRNNKGLENVVMATDYGLSIIEKPTKDGTSSTLLVKDVGISAEGTYICQASNMFGEARREIRLEMTDTPGSLVVISVSIATAVLGILGAVMVCVAVKKGWICGKQKHDTSTVSSTRPVPPVAKRLGHGTNDSGVEDKELLNTNVLVMLG from the exons ATGGGAGACGCTGCAAGGGGAGAATTCAACCTGGAGATCAGGCAGGCACAACTGGAGGATGACGGGAAATACAGCTGCTACACAGACCCCAAAGCAGCAGCAAGCGCCCTCCTGACAGTCGTTG TTCCGATGCCGACGCCTCCAACTATAACGGGCGGGGAGCTGATGGTCACGGCAGGTGAACAGCTGTCCCTCACCTGCCGAGCGTCAGGTGGGCATCCTGCAGCTCGGCTTACCTGGCTGAATGGGACGCGTTCGTTAAG CACTGCCAGTGTCTCCGCGGCCATGGAAGAAGACCAAACCCTGGAACTGTTTCTCCCCCGTCTGACGAAATGGGACAACGGCGCCAACTTTACCTGCCTGGCCGACCAGGGATTCCCCCAACTCGCCAATCCGAAAGCCACGTCTAGGATTTTAAGAGTCAAAT ACCCCCCGCAGGTGCAGGTGCCCAGCCCGTCCGTCCACGTGCGAGAAGGCGAGCCGGCCAGTCTCAGCTGTATGGTGGACAGCAACCCCATAGCTACAGTCAAGTGGCGGAAGGTCGGAGGCAGTCTCCCGTCCCTGAAGATTCCGAG GGAGCACGTTCTACATCTTCCAAAGGTGTCCAAACAGGACAGTGGAATGTACCAATGTGAGGCCGATAATAGGGTTCCACCTCTTGGACTAGGCACTGTCAATCTGCAAGTATACT ATGGTCCGATAATGGACTCCACGATGGAGGAGGAGGTGACGATGCTGTACGGCCAGGATGATCAGTCTCTCCAGTGCATCGCTGCCGGAAACCCCAAACCTCACATCCGCTGGCGGCGGAAGGATACAAGTCTGTACTGGGACAATCCGCTCCGGTTCCACCGGGTGCGTTACGACGTGCAGGGCACGTATCAATGCGTGGCTGCCAGCGACGGTTTCCAGGAAGTCACCAAGGACGTTTTCATCGACGTCGTGG GTAAACCATCCATTGGGAACGGTCCCACTACCATTGCAGTGGCGGGTGGAGGTACCGCGAGACTTCACTGCGAGATTCTCGGGGACCCGTTACCCGGCAGGGTGACTTGGTTCTGGCGGAACAACAAAGGACTGGAGAATGTTGTCATGGCGACAGACTACGGGTTATCAATCATCGAGAAACCG ACAAAAGACGGGACTTCCAGTACTCTCCTGGTGAAGGATGTCGGGATATCTGCAGAAGGGACGTACATCTGTCAGGCCTCCAACATGTTCGGGGAGGCGCGGAGGGAGATCCGGCTGGAGATGACAG ACACTCCAGGATCTCTTGTTGTCATCAGTGTCTCCATAGCAACGGCTGTGCTGGGGATTTTGGGAGCAGTTATGGTCTGTGTAGCTGTGAAGAAAGGGTGGATCTGTGGGAAACAGAAACACG acaCATCTACAGTGTCCTCTACACGCCCCGTCCCTCCTGTCGCGAAAAGACTGGGACATGGCACGAACGACTCCGGTGTGGAGGACAAAGAACTCCTAAA TACAAACGTTCTAGTTATGCTAGGATAG